Part of the Vigna angularis cultivar LongXiaoDou No.4 chromosome 1, ASM1680809v1, whole genome shotgun sequence genome, ttgagtatgtcatcatccatctctAATCTGTCAAACGGTTtaattgttatacactaatgaatttcatttgtaccagctcatttgttgtggctgagcaagtcgcagaaggaaatacttctgctagaatacactcagagtttccgcattggtttagaaatcaggtccGTAGTTTTTCCTACGTTTagagcaaggttaatttgactattgcttttataattttgttactacctttgtaggtttttaatcaggcattaactcccacggttcaagagttaagacatctctccaattggccaatgagatgtgtcaaagaatggcacacttacttcatcaatggttacaaattccatacacatgaatggtctaaaggaaagaaaacatcaaattgtggtgtgtatgtaaagggcctaacagaggggtcttatgatgatttctacggcatcattcaCAAAATATATGAGTTAGAGTACAACAGCACTACGTCTCCAAACAGAGTAGTACTCTtctattgtgaatggtttgatccgtctagagctggtactatagtcgatccacgctttaatattgtcgaactgaaccagagattaagatatgggccttttgatcctttcattctaccatcTAATGTgagacaggtttattatgtgccatatccaccatttcgcaatattgacaagcgtggttgggccgtagcaatacaaacgaagcctagaggtcgcatagactcaaatgaagttgaggaagatgtagcctaccaacttgaccaaatgtcacaaccacaagaaattatcgaagttgaacgtataaccgcattggtcgaccttgatggtgatggagatgaattagaagcaacagtacaaggtgatgaagaacaagaggaagaagaagaagaagaagaagatgaagaagaacaagaagaagaagatgatgatgatgacgatgaagaagaagaacaagaagaagaagacgatgatgaagatgaagatgaagatgatgatcatgatcat contains:
- the LOC128194922 gene encoding uncharacterized protein LOC128194922, with the protein product MQWQVEPREGALSVFRQSGRHAGKEFTHWLTDAEFNSAHVHVLINCSEVKPYLDSFVVAEQVAEGNTSARIHSEFPHWFRNQVFNQALTPTVQELRHLSNWPMRCVKEWHTYFINGYKFHTHEWSKGKKTSNCGSTTALRLQTE